A portion of the Granulosicoccus antarcticus IMCC3135 genome contains these proteins:
- a CDS encoding serine hydrolase domain-containing protein, with protein sequence MEFQSTRVASLRNHVQHQVATGQFKGVAWCLEHRGKVVEQGMAGYQDAQSEQPLNKDTLYRLYSMTKPIVSVYCLQLIEQGLLQLDDTISRWLPAFAGQRVLGADGSLQACQRAITIEDLLTHRAGLSYDFLPGCPVADQYRAAALAADGSRSLQDLSAALASMPLAHQPGTRWYYSYATDVLASILEKVSGKPLSACLQDALFEPLGMSETGFQLSEENHHRLAQMFGQRELGEAPAAAADENKVPSNQLRAMNVDASYPSTDPDFARGGIGLYSTVDDYRQFMSVLMHGKASSGELILSRPMLDCLWQNRLTQQQMPITIGTKAYPGYGWGLVGRVMADTSASMRLTGIGEGGWAGAACTYFWVDRANEFSGIVMAQYLGSEVTLGPDIQALAYGTLA encoded by the coding sequence ATGGAATTTCAGTCAACTCGCGTTGCTTCACTGCGAAATCATGTTCAACATCAGGTAGCGACCGGCCAGTTCAAAGGGGTGGCCTGGTGTCTTGAACATCGTGGCAAGGTGGTCGAGCAAGGCATGGCCGGATATCAGGATGCTCAGAGCGAGCAGCCCCTGAACAAGGATACGCTGTATCGCCTGTATTCCATGACGAAGCCGATTGTCTCGGTCTATTGTCTGCAGTTGATTGAGCAGGGCTTACTACAACTTGATGATACGATCAGTCGCTGGCTGCCGGCATTTGCCGGGCAACGCGTACTCGGTGCCGACGGTTCGTTACAAGCTTGCCAGCGAGCCATCACTATTGAAGACCTGCTGACTCATCGCGCCGGGCTATCCTACGATTTTCTGCCTGGGTGTCCAGTTGCTGATCAGTATCGCGCGGCAGCTCTGGCGGCTGATGGATCTCGATCACTGCAGGATCTCAGCGCAGCACTGGCGAGCATGCCATTGGCGCATCAGCCCGGCACTCGCTGGTACTACAGTTATGCAACCGATGTGCTGGCCAGCATTCTGGAGAAGGTTTCCGGCAAGCCCTTGTCAGCGTGTTTGCAAGATGCCCTGTTCGAACCTCTGGGCATGTCAGAGACCGGATTTCAGCTCAGTGAGGAGAATCATCATCGTCTGGCGCAGATGTTCGGCCAGCGAGAGCTGGGGGAAGCTCCGGCGGCGGCGGCGGATGAGAATAAGGTGCCGAGCAATCAATTACGAGCCATGAACGTGGATGCCAGCTATCCGTCCACAGACCCTGATTTCGCACGCGGCGGTATTGGTCTGTATTCGACAGTCGACGACTATCGACAATTCATGAGTGTGTTGATGCACGGCAAAGCGTCATCTGGAGAGCTGATATTGTCCCGACCCATGCTGGATTGTCTGTGGCAAAACCGCCTGACACAACAACAGATGCCCATTACCATCGGTACTAAAGCCTACCCGGGCTACGGCTGGGGCCTGGTGGGCCGAGTCATGGCGGATACTTCCGCCTCCATGCGTTTGACGGGGATCGGTGAAGGCGGTTGGGCAGGCGCTGCCTGTACTTATTTCTGGGTGGACCGCGCCAATGAGTTCAGTGGCATTGTCATGGCCCAGTATCTGGGCTCTGAAGTCACGCTCGGCCCGGATATTCAGGCGCTTGCCTACGGAACGCTAGCTTAG
- a CDS encoding transposase encodes MPRANRHFIAGQVWHITQRCHQKEFLLRFQVDRRRWLYWLYQARRRYGLSVLNYIVTSNHIHLLVHDGGNNAIPAAMQLVSGRTAQEFNKRQGRTGAFWEDRYHATAVQTDQHLSRCMAYIDLNMVRAGEVSHPEEWSCSGYHETKHPRRRGSRIDMEGICRLLNFETPEQLMVARESWIDDQLCNGNLQREGMWTDSVAVGNLEYALWMKRALAYSNPGRRARPEKSGSFAVREQMSSYCTIGSTITA; translated from the coding sequence ATGCCGAGAGCCAATCGCCACTTTATTGCAGGTCAGGTCTGGCACATCACCCAGCGCTGCCATCAGAAAGAATTTCTGCTTCGATTCCAGGTGGATCGACGCCGCTGGCTTTACTGGTTGTATCAGGCGCGGCGCCGGTACGGGCTTAGCGTGCTGAATTACATCGTCACCTCCAACCATATTCACCTCCTGGTGCATGACGGCGGTAATAACGCCATTCCAGCCGCGATGCAGCTCGTTTCCGGCCGAACTGCACAGGAATTCAACAAACGACAAGGTCGCACTGGAGCCTTCTGGGAAGATCGTTATCACGCTACCGCTGTTCAGACCGACCAGCATCTTTCTCGATGCATGGCCTACATTGACCTGAACATGGTGCGGGCTGGAGAGGTCTCCCATCCTGAAGAGTGGTCATGTAGTGGCTATCATGAGACCAAGCACCCTCGACGTCGTGGTTCGCGTATCGATATGGAGGGCATTTGCAGACTGCTCAATTTCGAGACGCCAGAACAGCTGATGGTGGCTCGTGAAAGCTGGATTGATGACCAGCTGTGCAACGGTAATTTGCAGCGTGAAGGGATGTGGACTGACAGCGTGGCCGTGGGCAACCTTGAATACGCCTTATGGATGAAACGAGCTCTGGCGTACAGCAATCCGGGTCGGCGTGCACGGCCGGAGAAATCGGGTAGTTTTGCAGTACGCGAACAGATGTCAAGTTATTGCACCATAGGCAGTACAATTACGGCTTAA
- the argS gene encoding arginine--tRNA ligase — MKGLIEQQLAAALEVLQANGTVPADIRPAISVSRTRDSSHGDFASNLAMMLAKPAGRAPRDIAHALIDALPGADAIREVVIAGPGFINFFQVDEAQNAVVATVLSQADAFGRSQTGAGKRVQVEFVSANPTGPLHVGHGRGAALGATIANLMEAVGFDVQREYYVNDAGRQMDILNSILDDIKQDLGEFGVHYDRWFSERSLTDDVTRVVDKLEASGHLYEKDGVRWFRSTDFGDDKDRAVVRANGQSTYFASDIAYIDNKLERGFDQVLYVFGADHHGYTARMVAACQALGHSREKLEFLLIQFAILFRSGERVQMSTRSGSFVTIRELRDEVGKDAARFFYVMRKYSQHLDFDLDLAKSQSNDNPVYYVQYAYARICSVMRQLDQRQLVFDQAAGLAAIGRLSETSETELMTLLATYPDLIARAALAHEPHQLTGYLRDLANGLHSYYNAHKVLVEDDELRNARLCLLLAVQQVLGNGLTLIGVSTPEVM, encoded by the coding sequence GTGAAAGGTCTGATCGAACAACAGCTGGCAGCAGCACTTGAAGTGCTACAGGCCAATGGCACAGTCCCTGCGGATATCCGGCCTGCAATCAGTGTCTCGCGGACTCGCGATTCCAGCCATGGTGACTTTGCATCCAATCTTGCAATGATGCTGGCGAAGCCTGCAGGCCGCGCGCCACGCGATATCGCTCATGCTCTTATCGATGCCTTGCCGGGCGCTGATGCCATTCGTGAGGTGGTTATCGCAGGCCCTGGCTTCATCAATTTCTTTCAGGTCGATGAGGCCCAGAATGCGGTGGTGGCAACGGTACTGTCGCAAGCCGATGCGTTTGGCCGCAGTCAGACAGGTGCTGGCAAGCGAGTACAGGTCGAGTTCGTCTCGGCCAATCCCACCGGGCCGTTGCACGTGGGGCATGGCCGTGGCGCGGCGTTGGGGGCAACGATTGCCAACCTGATGGAGGCTGTTGGATTTGACGTGCAACGTGAGTATTACGTCAATGATGCTGGCCGGCAAATGGATATTCTGAATTCCATACTCGACGATATCAAGCAGGATCTGGGTGAGTTCGGTGTGCACTACGACCGATGGTTCAGTGAGCGCAGCCTGACTGACGATGTGACTCGCGTCGTCGACAAGCTGGAGGCATCCGGGCATCTGTACGAAAAAGACGGCGTGCGCTGGTTCCGTTCCACCGACTTTGGTGATGACAAGGATCGTGCTGTGGTTCGAGCCAATGGCCAGAGCACCTACTTTGCCTCGGACATTGCCTATATTGATAATAAGCTGGAGCGTGGTTTTGATCAGGTACTGTATGTCTTCGGCGCCGATCACCATGGCTACACCGCACGAATGGTGGCAGCCTGTCAGGCACTGGGGCATTCACGCGAGAAACTCGAATTTCTACTGATTCAATTTGCGATTCTGTTTCGCAGTGGCGAACGGGTGCAAATGTCTACCCGTTCTGGTTCATTCGTCACGATTCGCGAACTGCGAGATGAAGTTGGCAAGGACGCTGCCCGCTTCTTCTATGTGATGCGCAAGTACTCACAACACCTGGACTTCGACCTGGATCTGGCGAAATCACAGTCAAATGATAACCCCGTGTATTACGTACAGTATGCCTACGCAAGAATTTGCAGCGTCATGCGTCAGCTGGACCAGCGTCAACTCGTCTTTGATCAGGCTGCAGGCCTTGCTGCCATTGGCCGTCTGAGTGAAACATCCGAGACTGAGCTGATGACTCTGCTGGCGACTTACCCCGATTTGATCGCTCGTGCAGCCCTTGCACACGAGCCTCATCAACTCACGGGATACTTGCGGGATCTGGCAAATGGTCTACACAGTTATTACAACGCGCATAAAGTTCTTGTCGAGGATGATGAATTGCGGAATGCGCGACTTTGCCTGCTATTGGCGGTACAGCAGGTGCTAGGTAACGGGTTAACGCTCATCGGCGTATCCACCCCAGAGGTTATGTAG
- a CDS encoding SPOR domain-containing protein — translation MVSGPQSEPHSNRLFVLALGLLVGFVIGFVVLLSRIPVGMSSSDITASQVSPNAVSNRFQFYSLLPEQTIAQEEKVEQKEKEAAVREVVPAAKVIPPATRVVPGSVQSLTARSLAAESYAEIPPANIGRESYFLQAGNYLNAEDAEKSRAALLLLGMEAFIVARGESNGTIGHRVRIGPFYDQARINSAKERLKRNGINYKLIRVTG, via the coding sequence ATGGTAAGTGGTCCACAATCAGAACCGCACAGTAATCGCCTGTTCGTCCTGGCGCTGGGGCTGCTTGTGGGCTTCGTCATCGGCTTTGTCGTCCTGCTATCCAGAATTCCGGTAGGCATGTCATCCAGTGACATTACTGCAAGTCAGGTTAGTCCGAATGCGGTCAGTAACCGCTTCCAGTTCTATTCCCTGTTGCCTGAACAGACCATTGCTCAAGAGGAAAAAGTTGAGCAAAAGGAAAAGGAAGCTGCCGTGCGCGAAGTAGTGCCTGCCGCCAAAGTCATTCCGCCGGCAACAAGAGTAGTACCCGGAAGTGTGCAAAGCCTGACAGCTCGTAGTCTGGCTGCAGAGAGTTATGCAGAGATACCACCCGCTAACATCGGTCGGGAATCCTACTTCCTGCAGGCCGGTAATTACCTTAACGCAGAAGACGCCGAAAAATCGCGCGCTGCACTGCTTCTGCTGGGGATGGAAGCTTTCATCGTCGCTCGCGGAGAAAGCAATGGCACCATCGGCCACCGCGTGCGGATCGGACCCTTCTACGACCAGGCCCGCATCAACTCCGCCAAAGAACGACTCAAGCGCAACGGCATCAACTACAAACTCATCCGCGTAACCGGCTAA
- a CDS encoding NAD(P)(+) transhydrogenase (Re/Si-specific) subunit beta — protein MPISLQLVWFIATVLFVIGLRRLSSPTRARTGIWFAGLGMLLAIISMFLHPELGRNHVLILLAMALGGGIAFLHARKVDMTNIPQMVALYNGLGGAAAASIGMLVLLHVSDYGPGVKALAVVSGLIGWISFSGSIFAFLRLSGYFSRREGFAKRQVAYLASGALVLLLGLILATSATAHPVLLLLFALLAVSFGLLMTLPTSAADMPVLISFYNALTGLAVALDGFVLDNPAMVIAGTIVFAAGSLLTRLMARSVNRRLSEIMYSGFGIQVDTPTSTHGRDHVNTTDARDAAVDMAYANRVMIVPGYGMATAQAQHKIRELTQLLDERGVQTEFAIHPVAGRMPGHMNVLLAEAGVPYEKISDLNAINSEFSQIDVVLVVGANDIVNPAARDDSESPLFGMPVLNVDHAARVIVLKRGDGTGYAGVENALLFAPVTRVLFGDARDSVQELIMAIKGLD, from the coding sequence ATGCCCATCAGTCTGCAGCTGGTCTGGTTCATTGCAACGGTTCTATTTGTGATCGGTTTGCGCAGACTCAGCTCGCCTACGCGTGCTCGTACTGGAATATGGTTTGCCGGCCTCGGTATGTTGCTGGCCATTATCTCCATGTTTCTGCATCCGGAATTGGGGCGTAATCACGTTCTTATTCTGCTGGCAATGGCATTGGGGGGCGGTATTGCCTTCTTGCATGCACGCAAGGTCGACATGACCAACATTCCGCAGATGGTTGCCTTGTACAACGGCCTTGGCGGTGCTGCTGCGGCAAGCATCGGCATGCTCGTACTGTTGCATGTGTCCGATTATGGCCCTGGGGTCAAGGCACTGGCGGTCGTCAGCGGCTTGATTGGCTGGATCTCCTTTTCCGGATCCATTTTCGCTTTCCTGCGGCTCAGTGGTTACTTCTCGCGACGCGAAGGTTTTGCCAAGCGCCAGGTTGCCTATCTGGCCAGTGGCGCGCTGGTACTACTACTGGGCTTGATCCTGGCAACTTCGGCTACGGCCCATCCGGTGCTGCTCTTGCTGTTTGCCTTGCTGGCCGTGAGCTTCGGGCTGTTGATGACCTTGCCCACTTCAGCTGCAGATATGCCCGTACTCATCTCTTTCTACAATGCCCTGACGGGACTAGCGGTAGCCCTTGACGGATTTGTGCTGGATAACCCTGCCATGGTGATCGCTGGCACCATCGTGTTTGCTGCAGGCTCTCTGTTGACCCGCTTGATGGCAAGGTCTGTGAATCGCCGCCTGAGTGAAATCATGTATTCAGGGTTCGGGATTCAAGTTGATACGCCCACCTCGACGCATGGCAGAGATCATGTGAATACAACCGATGCGCGCGATGCGGCGGTGGACATGGCCTATGCAAACCGTGTGATGATCGTGCCGGGCTACGGTATGGCAACGGCCCAGGCACAGCACAAGATCCGGGAATTGACGCAGCTGCTCGATGAGCGCGGTGTGCAGACTGAATTTGCCATACACCCGGTAGCTGGGCGCATGCCCGGACACATGAATGTTCTGCTGGCTGAAGCGGGTGTACCGTACGAGAAAATCAGCGATCTGAACGCGATCAACTCGGAATTTTCCCAGATTGATGTGGTACTCGTTGTCGGCGCCAATGACATTGTCAATCCGGCGGCTCGAGATGATAGTGAGTCACCGCTGTTCGGTATGCCAGTACTGAATGTGGATCATGCTGCACGCGTGATCGTGCTCAAGCGTGGCGATGGAACGGGTTACGCGGGTGTGGAGAATGCGTTGCTGTTTGCGCCGGTGACGCGTGTGCTGTTCGGCGATGCGCGAGACTCTGTGCAGGAACTCATCATGGCCATCAAGGGGCTGGATTGA
- a CDS encoding primosomal protein N' — MNPLVQVAVKTPVYGVFDYRWKSPLPAVAGTRVTVPFGRRQVIGIVVAAIEHSDVPAAKLRAVHKVHDEKAILPEDLMTLLKWASRYYHYPLGEVLGSALPSLLRKGHAATLAEREYFRSTPQDESSTDVRVTVVQKRLLDHLRGSGGRPVAPDSLRALSPRWRHSLEPLIEQGLVACDTAIEVPRNEAAEQGPTLSDEQARAVEAVNAKLGTFASFLLRGVTGSGKTEVYLRCIEEVSRRGLQVLVLVPEISLTPQLMSRFERRISGCLVNLHSGLNDTERLQNWLCAYEGHADVVIGTRSSILAPMPRLGLIIIDEEHDGSLKQQDGFRYHARDLALMRARNRQCPVLLGTATPSFESIHNVTAGRFVELALTRRAGDAVAPTMGLLDIRRRKLIEGMSDRLLDAIREHLGRGGQALVFINRRGFAPTLLCNDCGAAADCRRCDAHMTVHARHNRLRCHHCGSERALPSVCDSCGSAELDRVGYGTERITEALQIEFPEIDIARIDRDSTRRKGALEAQLNRANSGEARILVGTQMLAKGHHFPKLTLVCILDADRGLFGTDFRSLEHMAQLIVQVAGRAGREKQRGAVLVQTRNPDNPMLQTLVKEGYESFAEIAMSDRRLAELPPFSFMALVRAEASDAREAHGFLVQVADSLHANKSGRLDVMGPAPAPMERLGGRYRAQLLLQSNLRSTLNDSLSRLCTVIDQLPGARRCRWSIDVDPVDLF, encoded by the coding sequence ATGAATCCATTGGTGCAAGTTGCAGTCAAGACTCCGGTCTATGGCGTCTTCGACTATCGCTGGAAATCGCCTCTGCCGGCAGTGGCGGGGACTCGCGTAACGGTCCCCTTTGGCCGTCGCCAAGTCATCGGTATTGTGGTTGCAGCCATCGAGCATAGTGATGTGCCTGCAGCGAAACTGCGCGCTGTCCATAAGGTGCACGATGAGAAAGCCATACTGCCCGAAGATCTGATGACGCTGCTGAAGTGGGCCAGTCGCTACTACCATTATCCGTTGGGGGAGGTTCTGGGCTCAGCCTTGCCCAGTCTGCTGCGCAAGGGACATGCGGCAACACTGGCTGAACGTGAATACTTTCGTTCGACACCCCAGGATGAGTCGAGCACCGATGTTCGCGTGACGGTCGTACAAAAACGACTGCTCGACCATCTGCGTGGCTCTGGTGGCAGGCCGGTGGCCCCGGATAGTCTGCGTGCCCTCAGCCCACGCTGGCGTCATTCGCTCGAACCGCTAATCGAACAAGGCCTGGTTGCTTGCGATACTGCTATTGAAGTGCCGCGTAACGAGGCGGCGGAGCAAGGGCCAACATTGTCGGATGAGCAGGCAAGAGCGGTAGAGGCTGTCAACGCAAAACTGGGAACATTCGCAAGCTTCCTGCTGCGTGGCGTTACTGGCAGTGGCAAGACCGAAGTTTATCTGCGCTGCATCGAAGAGGTGAGCAGGCGAGGTTTGCAGGTGCTGGTTCTGGTGCCTGAAATTTCCCTGACACCACAATTAATGAGTCGATTCGAACGACGCATCAGTGGGTGTCTGGTGAATCTGCATTCCGGACTCAATGATACTGAGCGCTTGCAGAACTGGCTTTGCGCGTATGAAGGGCATGCTGACGTGGTCATCGGTACACGCTCCTCCATTCTGGCGCCCATGCCCAGACTGGGACTGATTATCATCGATGAAGAGCATGACGGATCGCTGAAGCAGCAGGATGGTTTTCGTTATCACGCACGGGACCTGGCTCTGATGCGTGCCCGTAACCGACAATGCCCGGTATTGCTGGGCACGGCTACACCGTCGTTCGAAAGTATTCACAATGTGACGGCTGGGCGGTTTGTCGAACTGGCACTGACGCGGCGGGCAGGTGATGCCGTGGCTCCTACCATGGGCTTACTGGACATCAGGCGGCGCAAGCTGATCGAAGGTATGAGTGATCGCTTGCTGGACGCTATTCGGGAGCATCTGGGCAGGGGGGGGCAGGCGCTGGTCTTCATTAATCGACGCGGGTTTGCCCCCACCTTGCTATGCAACGATTGTGGTGCGGCAGCTGATTGCCGCCGTTGCGATGCACATATGACCGTTCATGCGCGCCACAACCGACTGCGATGCCATCATTGTGGATCAGAACGAGCGTTGCCCTCGGTCTGTGACAGTTGTGGTTCAGCTGAGCTGGATCGGGTTGGTTACGGCACTGAGCGGATTACAGAAGCATTGCAGATCGAGTTTCCGGAGATCGATATTGCCCGCATCGATCGTGACAGCACACGACGCAAGGGGGCGTTGGAGGCGCAGTTGAATCGCGCCAATAGTGGTGAGGCGCGAATTCTGGTTGGCACACAGATGCTGGCCAAAGGACATCATTTTCCGAAGCTGACGCTCGTTTGTATTCTGGACGCGGATCGTGGCCTGTTCGGTACCGATTTCCGTTCACTGGAGCATATGGCGCAGCTGATCGTGCAGGTGGCGGGACGCGCGGGCCGAGAGAAACAGCGTGGCGCCGTTCTGGTACAGACACGTAATCCTGACAATCCGATGCTGCAGACACTGGTAAAGGAAGGTTACGAGTCCTTTGCCGAAATTGCCATGTCCGATCGGCGTCTGGCAGAATTGCCGCCGTTCTCATTCATGGCCCTGGTCAGAGCTGAAGCCAGCGACGCCAGAGAAGCACATGGCTTCCTTGTGCAGGTTGCCGATAGCTTGCACGCTAACAAGTCAGGTCGACTGGATGTCATGGGTCCGGCACCAGCGCCCATGGAGCGGCTCGGCGGGCGTTATCGTGCGCAATTGCTTTTGCAGTCAAACTTGCGTTCAACGCTTAATGACAGTCTTTCCCGACTGTGCACTGTTATTGATCAGCTGCCTGGCGCCCGACGCTGTCGGTGGTCCATCGATGTCGACCCCGTGGATTTGTTCTAA
- the hemH gene encoding ferrochelatase, whose translation MKYIGTPNYAHESEGRLGVLIVNLGTPAAPETGAVRRYLAEFLSDPRIIELPRWLWKIILHGVILRIRPARSAKAYREVWSDETGSPLLSISRQQSAALAVELEKRFGEHVTVSLGMRYAQPSIDSAITELEAANVRRLIVLPMYPQYSGTTTASVFDAVASRMQRTRWIPEMRFINQFCDHHAFIKALADSVRESWEANGRGDLLVTSYHGIPQRYLLAGDPYFCLCHKTSRLLGEELGLATEQIRVVFQSRVGKEEWLRPYCDETMKKLPGEGFKSIDIMSPAFSADCLETIEEICGENREYFEENGGERFQYIPCLNDRQDHITFLGNLVERHAQGWPETDPERDIETEREQLQATAARAKTQRTKLLGKD comes from the coding sequence ATGAAATATATCGGCACACCCAACTACGCGCATGAGTCCGAAGGACGACTCGGTGTTCTGATCGTCAATCTCGGCACACCCGCAGCCCCCGAAACCGGTGCTGTCAGACGTTATCTTGCCGAATTTCTGAGCGACCCGCGCATCATAGAACTACCGCGCTGGCTCTGGAAAATCATTTTGCACGGCGTCATTCTCAGAATCCGTCCGGCCCGCAGCGCCAAGGCTTATCGTGAAGTATGGTCAGATGAGACCGGCTCCCCCCTGCTGAGCATTTCGCGCCAGCAAAGTGCGGCACTGGCCGTCGAACTGGAAAAGCGCTTTGGCGAGCATGTTACCGTTTCACTGGGCATGCGATATGCCCAGCCCTCTATTGATAGTGCTATCACGGAACTGGAAGCGGCCAATGTTCGACGGCTGATCGTGCTACCCATGTACCCGCAGTATTCAGGCACCACTACCGCCTCGGTTTTCGATGCAGTTGCCAGTCGCATGCAGCGCACGCGCTGGATACCTGAAATGCGATTCATCAATCAATTCTGCGATCACCACGCTTTTATCAAAGCACTGGCCGACAGCGTGCGGGAAAGCTGGGAGGCGAACGGTCGCGGCGATCTGCTGGTGACCTCCTATCACGGCATACCACAACGCTATCTGTTAGCCGGCGATCCCTACTTCTGCCTGTGCCACAAGACCTCACGTCTGCTAGGCGAGGAACTGGGCCTGGCCACCGAGCAGATTCGGGTCGTTTTTCAATCACGCGTCGGCAAAGAGGAATGGTTGCGTCCCTATTGCGATGAAACCATGAAAAAGCTGCCGGGCGAAGGCTTCAAATCCATCGATATCATGAGTCCTGCCTTCTCGGCAGACTGCCTGGAAACCATTGAGGAAATCTGCGGCGAGAACCGTGAATATTTCGAAGAAAATGGCGGTGAGCGATTTCAGTACATCCCGTGCCTGAATGATCGACAGGACCATATTACATTTCTGGGAAATCTGGTTGAACGTCACGCCCAAGGCTGGCCTGAAACCGATCCGGAGCGTGATATTGAAACCGAGCGCGAACAGCTACAAGCCACAGCCGCCAGGGCCAAGACCCAGCGGACAAAGTTGCTTGGCAAAGACTGA